In a single window of the Drosophila albomicans strain 15112-1751.03 chromosome 3, ASM965048v2, whole genome shotgun sequence genome:
- the LOC117571055 gene encoding protein prickle isoform X2 — MSESIDNLHADNNSGSGSGNNNNSNSNIVAANNDGDSDVEVIEGMELLEGNYQVLRQWVPPAPNYWDAPPKAIIKSAEVRPISRTPLTQISYLQKIPTLPRHFSPSHGQQPGAGAGTLPLPLPPALGNLGLPSSSSASALYGAQNAGNMLPTSPLPLQRHQQYLPPHHQQLPPMQLPAGPPGAASTQYSPAASGCSSNSKYSNSSLKQTHGHPHPHQQHQQHGQHGHHQLSPALSTPSPPSLLHHPAVGSSSASAHAPFLAGPHMDIQRQSHSDDDSGCALEEYTWVPPGLRPDQVRLYFSQIPDDKVPYVNSPGEQYRVRQLLHQLPPHDNEVRYCHSLTDEERKELRLFSTQRKRDALGRGNVRQLMSARPCDGCDELISTGDIAVFATRLGPNASWHPGCFTCCICRELLVDLIYFHRDGRMYCGRHHAETLKPRCSACDEIILADECTEAEGRAWHMNHFACHECDKQLGGQRYIMREGKPYCLLCFDAMFAEYCDYCGEAIGVDQGQMSHDGQHWHATDECFSCNTCRCSLLGRAFLPRRGAIYCSIACSKGEPPTPSDSSGTGMYTTPTPPAQRVRPQQTRIPSSHASSSPPMSPQQQQQHQASFNQAMYQLQSQQLAAGVGNEAAGGLLVSHGKQSYPTSDSDAGVVKDLEQSRHNAGGDFTDFSSSQNMSPLNSPGDFQPHLMPKPMELQRDGVYNFNEMATNLDAAWPAKPPLGTAHGYQMQRQLQQVSKMENSITSSMPELGVSGVQHMAHFGQPLPAAPPLHASAQQFHASQHEYADIMHPPPPPPTTCGELPELPTPNLSVASTALPPELMGSPTHSAGDRSLNTPLSTQSATQPPTHPVSILSGGSSSSPMSGEPGKKKGVRFEGIPDTLPRSRSYSGNGAGTSGSGGERDRERDRDRERDRDGNRHGHGHGSRRRRRRKSSSHHRSGSGHRSHSTTRADTYAPAQPLSSSYQGPPSVLQATTMADSEAMTLPHKSPRHQREREREREREREREESEESDVCSTCSSSSSSSEDYMMMYQLPQRRHYGGVRVSYVPNDALAYDRKRKPSDMAGDKDKNCIIS, encoded by the exons ATGAGCGAATCAATTGATAATTTGCATGCTGataacaacagcggcagcggcagcggcaacaataacaacagcaatagcaacattGTTGCAGCAAACAATGATGGCGACTCGGATGTGGAGGTCATCGAGGGCATGGAGCTGCTCGAGGGCAACTATCAAGTGCTGCGCCAATGGGTGCCACCAGCACCCAACTATTGGGATGCACCCCCCAAGGCGATCATCAAGTCAGCCGAAGTGAG GCCCATCAGCCGAACGCCGCTAACGCAGATTTCGTATCTGCAGAAGATCCCGACATTGCCGCGCCACTTCTCGCCCAGCCATGGTCAACAGCCTGGTGCTGGTGCTGGCACattgccgctgccgttgcccCCGGCACTGGGCAACTTGGGTTTGCCCAGCAGCTCATCGGCGAGCGCATTGTATGGGGCACAGAATGCGGGCAACATGTTGCCCACATCACCATTGCCGCTGCAACGACATCAGCAATACTTGCCGCCgcatcatcagcagctgcCACCGATGCAGTTGCCCGCTGGTCCACCTGGTGCAGCATCCACACAGTATTCGCCAGCTGCCTCGGGCTGCTCCTCGAACTCCAAATATTCGAATTCCTCGCTGAAGCAAACGCATGGTCATCCGCATccacatcagcagcatcaacaacatgGACAGCATGGCCATCATCAGCTGTCACCGGCGCTATCGACACCCTCGCCACCATCGCTGCTGCATCATCCAGCCGTGGGCTCCTCTTCAGCGTCGGCACATGCGCCATTCTTGGCCGGCCCGCACATGGATATCCAGCGACAATCGCACTCGGACGATGACAGCGGCTGCGCGCTCGAGGAGTACACTTGGGTGCCGCCTGGCCTGCGACCAGATCAG GTACGCTTGTATTTCTCCCAAATACCCGACGACAAAGTGCCATACGTCAACAGTCCCGGAGAGCAGTATCGTGTGCGACAATTGCTGCATCAACTGCCGCCGCATGATAACGAG GTTCGTTACTGTCACTCACTGACGGATGAGGAGCGCAAGGAGCTGCGCCTGTTCTCCACACAGCGCAAACGTGATGCACTTGGTCGCGGCAATGTCCGACAACTGATGAGTGCCCGTCCCTGCGATGGC TGCGACGAACTGATTTCCACTGGCGACATCGCTGTGTTTGCCACGCGACTGGGACCAAATGCCAGCTGGCATCCTGGCTGCTTTACCTGCTGCATTTGCCGCGAGCTGCTCGTGGATCTCATCTACTTTCATCGCGATGGACGCATGTACTGTGGCCGTCATCATGCCGAGACGCTCAAGCCGCGCTGCTCTGCCTGTGATGAG ATTATCCTGGCAGATGAGTGCACCGAGGCCGAGGGACGTGCTTGGCACATGAATCACTTTGCCTGCCACGAGTGCGACAAACAACTCGGAGGCCAGCGTTACATCATGCGTGAGGGGAAACCCTACTGTCTGCTCTGCTTCGATGCCATGTTCGCCGAGTACTGCGACTATTGCGGCGAGGCCATTGGCGTCGACCAGGGCCAAATGAGTCACGACGGTCAGCACTGGCATGCCACCGACGAATGCTTCTCGTGCAACACCTGCCGCTGCTCGCTGCTGGGTCGCGCCTTCCTGCCGCGCcgtggcgccatctattgttCAATAGCTTGCAGTAAGGGCGAGCCACCAACGCCCTCGGATAGCTCCGGCACCGGCATGTACACCACGCCCACGCCGCCCGCTCAACGTGTGCGGCCGCAACAGACGCGCATACCGAGCAGCCACGCCTCCAGCTCTCCGCCCATgtcgccacagcagcagcaacagcatcaggcCAGCTTCAATCAGGCCATGTATCAGCTGCAGAGCCAGCAACTGGCCGCAGGCGTTGGCAATGAGGCAGCCGGTGGTCTATTGGTGTCGCATGGCAAGCAGAGTTATCCCACCTCGGATTCGGATGCGGGCGTCGTCAAGGATCTGGAGCAGAGTCGTCATAATGCTGGGGGCGATTTCACCGATTTCTCCAGCTCGCAAAATATGTCGCCGCTGAATTCGCCCGGCGACTTTCAGCCGCATCTGATGCCAAAGCCCATGGAGCTGCAACGCGACGGAGTCTACAACTTCAACGAGATGGCCACCAATTTGGATGCCGCGTGGCCCGCCAAGCCGCCGCTGGGCACTGCACATGGCTATCAGATGCAACGGCAGCTGCAACAAGTCTCCAAAATGGAGAACTCCATCACCTCCAGCATGCCAGAGTTGGGCGTCAGCGGAGTGCAGCACATGGCGCACTTTGGTCAACCGCTGCCCGCTGCTCCGCCGCTGCATGCATCCGCTCAGCAGTTCCATGCATCGCAACATGAATATGCGGACATTATGCATcctccgccaccgccaccaacAACGTGCGGCGAGCTACCCGAGCTTCCCACACCCAATCTAAGTGTTGCGTCCACGGCGCTGCCGCCAGAGCTGATGGGTTCGCCCACGCACTCGGCAGGAGATCGTTCGCTAAACACGCCGCTGTCCACGCAGTCAGCTACGCAGCCGCCCACGCATCCCGTGTCCATACTAAGCGGTGGCTCCTCATCCTCGCCCATGAGTGGTGAGCCGGGCAAGAAGAAGGGCGTGCGCTTCGAAGGGATTCCGGACACCTTGCCGCGATCCCGCAGCTACTCCGGCAATGGCGCCGGCACCAGCGGTAGTGGTGGGGAGCGAGATCGTGAACGAGACAGAGATCGGGAGCGTGATAGAGATGGCAAtcgacatggacatggacatggttcgcgtcggcgtcgacgtcgcaAGTCGTCGAGTCATCATCGCAGCGGCAGCGGGCATCGCTCGCATTCCACCACGCGAGCCGATACCTATGCGCCGGCCCAGCCGTTGTCCTCCTCCTACCAAGGTCCGCCATCGGTGCTGCAGGCAACGACGATGGCTGACAGCGAGGCGATGACGTTGCCACACAAATCGCCGCGGCATCagcgcgagagagagcgagaaagggaacgagaacgagaacgcgAAGAATCGGAGGAGTCGGATGTGTGTTCCACGTGCTCATCGAGTTCATCTAGCTCCGAGGATTACATGATGATGTACCAGCTACCGCAGCGGCGACACTATGGCGGCGTTCGCGTCAGCTATGTGCCCAACGATGCCCTCGCCTACGATCGAAAGCGCAAGCCCTCGGACATGGCCGGCGATAAGGACAAGAACTGCATAATCTCGTGA
- the LOC117571055 gene encoding protein prickle isoform X1: MSSLSAATAAASTEATAAAAATTTTANGATTGNLEPAVVPRTANLLACKQWWRVCFLYGDQQKYYRQLYSKAAAQRLAASGSANDANHENDNANGSNSNSNNNNCQLTGTVDDYDTVGIGYGFGDFIAAQLDANEDADDGIDLGDSGQQTSHSKKRLATAVAAPTSNRPLFPAKCETSTTTPRRSKKLLRSLRAHVKGEGKHKDSKESKEQKEQQSQQQQSQDEPTQRNAKVTVLDDPFLFGIDADHLGDLIRGKNYNPTDTTEHIAKYYNMELESASTAQVLEIIEQSEEELLEEPKPALPPKQKQQRAAPPPPARTTTTATATVSTPLQPLTDSDLKFLNLSLRQRSLPRSMKPFKDPHDISFTFNELDSSVISEAAQLTPEVVVGNCEAATGAAAGVEGAANGSSQQEPNEPISRTPLTQISYLQKIPTLPRHFSPSHGQQPGAGAGTLPLPLPPALGNLGLPSSSSASALYGAQNAGNMLPTSPLPLQRHQQYLPPHHQQLPPMQLPAGPPGAASTQYSPAASGCSSNSKYSNSSLKQTHGHPHPHQQHQQHGQHGHHQLSPALSTPSPPSLLHHPAVGSSSASAHAPFLAGPHMDIQRQSHSDDDSGCALEEYTWVPPGLRPDQVRLYFSQIPDDKVPYVNSPGEQYRVRQLLHQLPPHDNEVRYCHSLTDEERKELRLFSTQRKRDALGRGNVRQLMSARPCDGCDELISTGDIAVFATRLGPNASWHPGCFTCCICRELLVDLIYFHRDGRMYCGRHHAETLKPRCSACDEIILADECTEAEGRAWHMNHFACHECDKQLGGQRYIMREGKPYCLLCFDAMFAEYCDYCGEAIGVDQGQMSHDGQHWHATDECFSCNTCRCSLLGRAFLPRRGAIYCSIACSKGEPPTPSDSSGTGMYTTPTPPAQRVRPQQTRIPSSHASSSPPMSPQQQQQHQASFNQAMYQLQSQQLAAGVGNEAAGGLLVSHGKQSYPTSDSDAGVVKDLEQSRHNAGGDFTDFSSSQNMSPLNSPGDFQPHLMPKPMELQRDGVYNFNEMATNLDAAWPAKPPLGTAHGYQMQRQLQQVSKMENSITSSMPELGVSGVQHMAHFGQPLPAAPPLHASAQQFHASQHEYADIMHPPPPPPTTCGELPELPTPNLSVASTALPPELMGSPTHSAGDRSLNTPLSTQSATQPPTHPVSILSGGSSSSPMSGEPGKKKGVRFEGIPDTLPRSRSYSGNGAGTSGSGGERDRERDRDRERDRDGNRHGHGHGSRRRRRRKSSSHHRSGSGHRSHSTTRADTYAPAQPLSSSYQGPPSVLQATTMADSEAMTLPHKSPRHQREREREREREREREESEESDVCSTCSSSSSSSEDYMMMYQLPQRRHYGGVRVSYVPNDALAYDRKRKPSDMAGDKDKNCIIS; the protein is encoded by the exons ATGAGCAGCctgtcagcagcaacagcagcagcatccacagaagcaacagccgcagcagcagccacaacaacaacagcaaatggtGCAACAACGGGCAACCTGGAGCCAGCGGTGGTGCCACGTACCGCCAATTTGCTGGCATGCAAACAATGGTGGCGCGTCTGCTTCTTGTATGGCGACCAGCAGAAATATTATCGACAGCTCTATAGCAAGGCGGCTGCCCAGCGACTGGCGGCCAGCGGCAGCGCCAACGATGCTAATCATGAAAATGACAATgccaacggcagcaacagcaacagcaacaacaataactgcCAATTGACGGGAACGGTCGATGACTACGATACGGTTGGCATTGGCTATGGCTTTGGCGATTTTATCGCAGCGCAATTAGATGCCAACGAAGATGCGGACGATGGCATCGATCTGGGCGATAGCGGCCAACAGACGAGCCACAGCAAAAAGCGCcttgcaactgctgttgcagctccaACATCGAATCGTCCGCTGTTTCCCGCCAAATGCGAAACCTCGACAACAACGCCGAGGCGCAGTAAAAAGTTGCTACGCTCGCTGCGTGCCCATGTGAAGGGCGAGGGAAAGCACAAAGACTCGAAAGAGTCCAAGGAACAAAAGGAGCAACaatcgcagcaacagcaatcgcagGATGAACCAACTCAAAGGAATGCCAAGGTGACGGTGCTCGATGACCCGTTTCTCTTTGGCATCGATGCGGATCACTTGGGCGATCTGATACGCGGCAAAAACTACAATCCAACCGACACCACCGAGCACATTGCCAAGTACTACAACATGGAGCTGGAATCGGCGAGCACGGCGCAGGTGTTGGAGATCATTGAGCAGTCGGAGGAGGAGCTGCTGGAGGAACCGAAGCCAGCGTTGCCAccaaagcagaagcaacaacgcGCAGCACCACCGCCACCCgcacgcacaacaacaacagccactgCAACTGTTTCGACACCGTTGCAACCGTTGACCGACAGCGATCTTAAGTTTCTGAATTTGAGCCTGCGACAGCGAAGTTTGCCGCGCAGTATGAAGCCGTTTAAGGATCCGCATGATATCAGTTTCACTTTCAATGAGCTGGACAGCTCCGTCATTTCGGAGGCCGCTCAACTGACACCGGAAGTGGTTGTCGGCAATTGTGAAGCGGCCACAGGAGCAGCGGCCGGAGTTGAAGGAGCAGCCAATGGATCCTCTCAGCAGGAGCCAAATGA GCCCATCAGCCGAACGCCGCTAACGCAGATTTCGTATCTGCAGAAGATCCCGACATTGCCGCGCCACTTCTCGCCCAGCCATGGTCAACAGCCTGGTGCTGGTGCTGGCACattgccgctgccgttgcccCCGGCACTGGGCAACTTGGGTTTGCCCAGCAGCTCATCGGCGAGCGCATTGTATGGGGCACAGAATGCGGGCAACATGTTGCCCACATCACCATTGCCGCTGCAACGACATCAGCAATACTTGCCGCCgcatcatcagcagctgcCACCGATGCAGTTGCCCGCTGGTCCACCTGGTGCAGCATCCACACAGTATTCGCCAGCTGCCTCGGGCTGCTCCTCGAACTCCAAATATTCGAATTCCTCGCTGAAGCAAACGCATGGTCATCCGCATccacatcagcagcatcaacaacatgGACAGCATGGCCATCATCAGCTGTCACCGGCGCTATCGACACCCTCGCCACCATCGCTGCTGCATCATCCAGCCGTGGGCTCCTCTTCAGCGTCGGCACATGCGCCATTCTTGGCCGGCCCGCACATGGATATCCAGCGACAATCGCACTCGGACGATGACAGCGGCTGCGCGCTCGAGGAGTACACTTGGGTGCCGCCTGGCCTGCGACCAGATCAG GTACGCTTGTATTTCTCCCAAATACCCGACGACAAAGTGCCATACGTCAACAGTCCCGGAGAGCAGTATCGTGTGCGACAATTGCTGCATCAACTGCCGCCGCATGATAACGAG GTTCGTTACTGTCACTCACTGACGGATGAGGAGCGCAAGGAGCTGCGCCTGTTCTCCACACAGCGCAAACGTGATGCACTTGGTCGCGGCAATGTCCGACAACTGATGAGTGCCCGTCCCTGCGATGGC TGCGACGAACTGATTTCCACTGGCGACATCGCTGTGTTTGCCACGCGACTGGGACCAAATGCCAGCTGGCATCCTGGCTGCTTTACCTGCTGCATTTGCCGCGAGCTGCTCGTGGATCTCATCTACTTTCATCGCGATGGACGCATGTACTGTGGCCGTCATCATGCCGAGACGCTCAAGCCGCGCTGCTCTGCCTGTGATGAG ATTATCCTGGCAGATGAGTGCACCGAGGCCGAGGGACGTGCTTGGCACATGAATCACTTTGCCTGCCACGAGTGCGACAAACAACTCGGAGGCCAGCGTTACATCATGCGTGAGGGGAAACCCTACTGTCTGCTCTGCTTCGATGCCATGTTCGCCGAGTACTGCGACTATTGCGGCGAGGCCATTGGCGTCGACCAGGGCCAAATGAGTCACGACGGTCAGCACTGGCATGCCACCGACGAATGCTTCTCGTGCAACACCTGCCGCTGCTCGCTGCTGGGTCGCGCCTTCCTGCCGCGCcgtggcgccatctattgttCAATAGCTTGCAGTAAGGGCGAGCCACCAACGCCCTCGGATAGCTCCGGCACCGGCATGTACACCACGCCCACGCCGCCCGCTCAACGTGTGCGGCCGCAACAGACGCGCATACCGAGCAGCCACGCCTCCAGCTCTCCGCCCATgtcgccacagcagcagcaacagcatcaggcCAGCTTCAATCAGGCCATGTATCAGCTGCAGAGCCAGCAACTGGCCGCAGGCGTTGGCAATGAGGCAGCCGGTGGTCTATTGGTGTCGCATGGCAAGCAGAGTTATCCCACCTCGGATTCGGATGCGGGCGTCGTCAAGGATCTGGAGCAGAGTCGTCATAATGCTGGGGGCGATTTCACCGATTTCTCCAGCTCGCAAAATATGTCGCCGCTGAATTCGCCCGGCGACTTTCAGCCGCATCTGATGCCAAAGCCCATGGAGCTGCAACGCGACGGAGTCTACAACTTCAACGAGATGGCCACCAATTTGGATGCCGCGTGGCCCGCCAAGCCGCCGCTGGGCACTGCACATGGCTATCAGATGCAACGGCAGCTGCAACAAGTCTCCAAAATGGAGAACTCCATCACCTCCAGCATGCCAGAGTTGGGCGTCAGCGGAGTGCAGCACATGGCGCACTTTGGTCAACCGCTGCCCGCTGCTCCGCCGCTGCATGCATCCGCTCAGCAGTTCCATGCATCGCAACATGAATATGCGGACATTATGCATcctccgccaccgccaccaacAACGTGCGGCGAGCTACCCGAGCTTCCCACACCCAATCTAAGTGTTGCGTCCACGGCGCTGCCGCCAGAGCTGATGGGTTCGCCCACGCACTCGGCAGGAGATCGTTCGCTAAACACGCCGCTGTCCACGCAGTCAGCTACGCAGCCGCCCACGCATCCCGTGTCCATACTAAGCGGTGGCTCCTCATCCTCGCCCATGAGTGGTGAGCCGGGCAAGAAGAAGGGCGTGCGCTTCGAAGGGATTCCGGACACCTTGCCGCGATCCCGCAGCTACTCCGGCAATGGCGCCGGCACCAGCGGTAGTGGTGGGGAGCGAGATCGTGAACGAGACAGAGATCGGGAGCGTGATAGAGATGGCAAtcgacatggacatggacatggttcgcgtcggcgtcgacgtcgcaAGTCGTCGAGTCATCATCGCAGCGGCAGCGGGCATCGCTCGCATTCCACCACGCGAGCCGATACCTATGCGCCGGCCCAGCCGTTGTCCTCCTCCTACCAAGGTCCGCCATCGGTGCTGCAGGCAACGACGATGGCTGACAGCGAGGCGATGACGTTGCCACACAAATCGCCGCGGCATCagcgcgagagagagcgagaaagggaacgagaacgagaacgcgAAGAATCGGAGGAGTCGGATGTGTGTTCCACGTGCTCATCGAGTTCATCTAGCTCCGAGGATTACATGATGATGTACCAGCTACCGCAGCGGCGACACTATGGCGGCGTTCGCGTCAGCTATGTGCCCAACGATGCCCTCGCCTACGATCGAAAGCGCAAGCCCTCGGACATGGCCGGCGATAAGGACAAGAACTGCATAATCTCGTGA
- the LOC117571055 gene encoding protein prickle isoform X3, whose amino-acid sequence MDNTNQMPVELERPISRTPLTQISYLQKIPTLPRHFSPSHGQQPGAGAGTLPLPLPPALGNLGLPSSSSASALYGAQNAGNMLPTSPLPLQRHQQYLPPHHQQLPPMQLPAGPPGAASTQYSPAASGCSSNSKYSNSSLKQTHGHPHPHQQHQQHGQHGHHQLSPALSTPSPPSLLHHPAVGSSSASAHAPFLAGPHMDIQRQSHSDDDSGCALEEYTWVPPGLRPDQVRLYFSQIPDDKVPYVNSPGEQYRVRQLLHQLPPHDNEVRYCHSLTDEERKELRLFSTQRKRDALGRGNVRQLMSARPCDGCDELISTGDIAVFATRLGPNASWHPGCFTCCICRELLVDLIYFHRDGRMYCGRHHAETLKPRCSACDEIILADECTEAEGRAWHMNHFACHECDKQLGGQRYIMREGKPYCLLCFDAMFAEYCDYCGEAIGVDQGQMSHDGQHWHATDECFSCNTCRCSLLGRAFLPRRGAIYCSIACSKGEPPTPSDSSGTGMYTTPTPPAQRVRPQQTRIPSSHASSSPPMSPQQQQQHQASFNQAMYQLQSQQLAAGVGNEAAGGLLVSHGKQSYPTSDSDAGVVKDLEQSRHNAGGDFTDFSSSQNMSPLNSPGDFQPHLMPKPMELQRDGVYNFNEMATNLDAAWPAKPPLGTAHGYQMQRQLQQVSKMENSITSSMPELGVSGVQHMAHFGQPLPAAPPLHASAQQFHASQHEYADIMHPPPPPPTTCGELPELPTPNLSVASTALPPELMGSPTHSAGDRSLNTPLSTQSATQPPTHPVSILSGGSSSSPMSGEPGKKKGVRFEGIPDTLPRSRSYSGNGAGTSGSGGERDRERDRDRERDRDGNRHGHGHGSRRRRRRKSSSHHRSGSGHRSHSTTRADTYAPAQPLSSSYQGPPSVLQATTMADSEAMTLPHKSPRHQREREREREREREREESEESDVCSTCSSSSSSSEDYMMMYQLPQRRHYGGVRVSYVPNDALAYDRKRKPSDMAGDKDKNCIIS is encoded by the exons GCCCATCAGCCGAACGCCGCTAACGCAGATTTCGTATCTGCAGAAGATCCCGACATTGCCGCGCCACTTCTCGCCCAGCCATGGTCAACAGCCTGGTGCTGGTGCTGGCACattgccgctgccgttgcccCCGGCACTGGGCAACTTGGGTTTGCCCAGCAGCTCATCGGCGAGCGCATTGTATGGGGCACAGAATGCGGGCAACATGTTGCCCACATCACCATTGCCGCTGCAACGACATCAGCAATACTTGCCGCCgcatcatcagcagctgcCACCGATGCAGTTGCCCGCTGGTCCACCTGGTGCAGCATCCACACAGTATTCGCCAGCTGCCTCGGGCTGCTCCTCGAACTCCAAATATTCGAATTCCTCGCTGAAGCAAACGCATGGTCATCCGCATccacatcagcagcatcaacaacatgGACAGCATGGCCATCATCAGCTGTCACCGGCGCTATCGACACCCTCGCCACCATCGCTGCTGCATCATCCAGCCGTGGGCTCCTCTTCAGCGTCGGCACATGCGCCATTCTTGGCCGGCCCGCACATGGATATCCAGCGACAATCGCACTCGGACGATGACAGCGGCTGCGCGCTCGAGGAGTACACTTGGGTGCCGCCTGGCCTGCGACCAGATCAG GTACGCTTGTATTTCTCCCAAATACCCGACGACAAAGTGCCATACGTCAACAGTCCCGGAGAGCAGTATCGTGTGCGACAATTGCTGCATCAACTGCCGCCGCATGATAACGAG GTTCGTTACTGTCACTCACTGACGGATGAGGAGCGCAAGGAGCTGCGCCTGTTCTCCACACAGCGCAAACGTGATGCACTTGGTCGCGGCAATGTCCGACAACTGATGAGTGCCCGTCCCTGCGATGGC TGCGACGAACTGATTTCCACTGGCGACATCGCTGTGTTTGCCACGCGACTGGGACCAAATGCCAGCTGGCATCCTGGCTGCTTTACCTGCTGCATTTGCCGCGAGCTGCTCGTGGATCTCATCTACTTTCATCGCGATGGACGCATGTACTGTGGCCGTCATCATGCCGAGACGCTCAAGCCGCGCTGCTCTGCCTGTGATGAG ATTATCCTGGCAGATGAGTGCACCGAGGCCGAGGGACGTGCTTGGCACATGAATCACTTTGCCTGCCACGAGTGCGACAAACAACTCGGAGGCCAGCGTTACATCATGCGTGAGGGGAAACCCTACTGTCTGCTCTGCTTCGATGCCATGTTCGCCGAGTACTGCGACTATTGCGGCGAGGCCATTGGCGTCGACCAGGGCCAAATGAGTCACGACGGTCAGCACTGGCATGCCACCGACGAATGCTTCTCGTGCAACACCTGCCGCTGCTCGCTGCTGGGTCGCGCCTTCCTGCCGCGCcgtggcgccatctattgttCAATAGCTTGCAGTAAGGGCGAGCCACCAACGCCCTCGGATAGCTCCGGCACCGGCATGTACACCACGCCCACGCCGCCCGCTCAACGTGTGCGGCCGCAACAGACGCGCATACCGAGCAGCCACGCCTCCAGCTCTCCGCCCATgtcgccacagcagcagcaacagcatcaggcCAGCTTCAATCAGGCCATGTATCAGCTGCAGAGCCAGCAACTGGCCGCAGGCGTTGGCAATGAGGCAGCCGGTGGTCTATTGGTGTCGCATGGCAAGCAGAGTTATCCCACCTCGGATTCGGATGCGGGCGTCGTCAAGGATCTGGAGCAGAGTCGTCATAATGCTGGGGGCGATTTCACCGATTTCTCCAGCTCGCAAAATATGTCGCCGCTGAATTCGCCCGGCGACTTTCAGCCGCATCTGATGCCAAAGCCCATGGAGCTGCAACGCGACGGAGTCTACAACTTCAACGAGATGGCCACCAATTTGGATGCCGCGTGGCCCGCCAAGCCGCCGCTGGGCACTGCACATGGCTATCAGATGCAACGGCAGCTGCAACAAGTCTCCAAAATGGAGAACTCCATCACCTCCAGCATGCCAGAGTTGGGCGTCAGCGGAGTGCAGCACATGGCGCACTTTGGTCAACCGCTGCCCGCTGCTCCGCCGCTGCATGCATCCGCTCAGCAGTTCCATGCATCGCAACATGAATATGCGGACATTATGCATcctccgccaccgccaccaacAACGTGCGGCGAGCTACCCGAGCTTCCCACACCCAATCTAAGTGTTGCGTCCACGGCGCTGCCGCCAGAGCTGATGGGTTCGCCCACGCACTCGGCAGGAGATCGTTCGCTAAACACGCCGCTGTCCACGCAGTCAGCTACGCAGCCGCCCACGCATCCCGTGTCCATACTAAGCGGTGGCTCCTCATCCTCGCCCATGAGTGGTGAGCCGGGCAAGAAGAAGGGCGTGCGCTTCGAAGGGATTCCGGACACCTTGCCGCGATCCCGCAGCTACTCCGGCAATGGCGCCGGCACCAGCGGTAGTGGTGGGGAGCGAGATCGTGAACGAGACAGAGATCGGGAGCGTGATAGAGATGGCAAtcgacatggacatggacatggttcgcgtcggcgtcgacgtcgcaAGTCGTCGAGTCATCATCGCAGCGGCAGCGGGCATCGCTCGCATTCCACCACGCGAGCCGATACCTATGCGCCGGCCCAGCCGTTGTCCTCCTCCTACCAAGGTCCGCCATCGGTGCTGCAGGCAACGACGATGGCTGACAGCGAGGCGATGACGTTGCCACACAAATCGCCGCGGCATCagcgcgagagagagcgagaaagggaacgagaacgagaacgcgAAGAATCGGAGGAGTCGGATGTGTGTTCCACGTGCTCATCGAGTTCATCTAGCTCCGAGGATTACATGATGATGTACCAGCTACCGCAGCGGCGACACTATGGCGGCGTTCGCGTCAGCTATGTGCCCAACGATGCCCTCGCCTACGATCGAAAGCGCAAGCCCTCGGACATGGCCGGCGATAAGGACAAGAACTGCATAATCTCGTGA